One Verrucomicrobiales bacterium DNA segment encodes these proteins:
- a CDS encoding nucleoside recognition protein: MLNYIWLGLLLLAVVLGGINNQLKAVTEAAFEGSKTAVMGLALPLIGVMALWLGLMKLADQSGLVQALARALRPVMRWLFPEVPVGHPAMGSMLLNISANMLGLANAATPLGLKAMKDLERLNPHPGTATNAMCTFLAINTSSVQLIPASTIALLASAGSQNPTAIVGTALMATTVSTAVGITTVKLLQGLPVFRPRPTKAMPPDSVEPMPDLSPSIETRDQTPGNESPAAPRMPMLLVFLLMLGFFGWLLARQLGAREAGIPPFTHFIQSISLLAIPFIMLFIPLFAALRKVPVYEQFIEGAKEGFETGIRIIPYLVAMLAAIGMFRAAGGIEIITRGLEPILRWTQFPSELVPLALLRPLSGSGSNGIFAELIKTHGPDHLLSRMAGTLMGSTETTFYVIAVYFGSVGVRRVRHALAAGLLADLAGIIAAVVVCRMVFAS; encoded by the coding sequence ATGCTCAACTACATTTGGCTGGGGCTCCTGCTTCTGGCGGTCGTCCTTGGGGGCATCAACAACCAGCTCAAGGCGGTCACCGAAGCGGCGTTCGAAGGATCCAAGACCGCGGTCATGGGCCTGGCGCTGCCGCTCATCGGAGTGATGGCGCTGTGGCTGGGCCTGATGAAGCTGGCGGATCAATCAGGGCTGGTGCAGGCCTTGGCTCGAGCGCTCCGACCAGTCATGCGATGGCTGTTTCCTGAGGTTCCAGTCGGGCACCCGGCCATGGGCTCCATGCTCCTGAACATCTCGGCAAACATGCTGGGCTTGGCGAACGCGGCGACGCCGCTCGGCCTGAAGGCGATGAAGGATTTGGAACGGCTGAACCCCCATCCGGGAACGGCGACCAATGCGATGTGCACTTTTCTGGCAATCAACACCAGCTCGGTTCAGCTGATTCCTGCCAGCACCATCGCCCTGCTCGCCTCGGCCGGCTCGCAAAACCCCACCGCGATTGTCGGCACGGCGCTGATGGCTACCACGGTGTCCACGGCCGTCGGAATCACGACCGTCAAGCTCCTGCAGGGCTTGCCCGTTTTTCGTCCCCGCCCTACGAAGGCAATGCCTCCGGACAGCGTAGAGCCGATGCCGGATCTCTCACCCTCCATCGAGACCCGGGATCAAACGCCTGGCAATGAAAGTCCAGCCGCCCCCCGGATGCCCATGCTCCTCGTCTTCCTGCTGATGCTCGGCTTCTTCGGATGGCTGTTAGCGCGCCAGCTGGGGGCGCGGGAGGCGGGGATCCCTCCCTTCACGCACTTCATCCAATCGATATCCCTCCTGGCCATCCCCTTCATCATGCTCTTCATTCCCCTGTTCGCGGCACTGCGGAAAGTGCCGGTGTACGAACAGTTCATTGAAGGAGCGAAAGAGGGTTTCGAGACCGGAATCCGCATTATCCCCTACCTGGTCGCCATGCTGGCGGCCATCGGAATGTTTCGGGCTGCCGGTGGAATCGAAATCATCACCCGCGGCCTCGAACCGATACTGCGCTGGACCCAGTTTCCTTCAGAGCTGGTGCCCCTGGCATTGCTGCGCCCGCTCAGCGGGAGCGGCTCCAACGGGATCTTCGCCGAACTCATCAAAACCCATGGTCCGGACCATCTGCTCTCCCGCATGGCCGGCACCCTCATGGGGAGCACCGAAACCACATTCTACGTGATCGCGGTCTATTTTGGCTCCGTGGGAGTCAGGCGAGTCCGCCACGCGCTCGCCGCCGGCCTGCTGGCCGATCTCGCCGGAATCATCGCCGCCGTCGTCGTCTGCCGGATGGTATTCGCGAGCTGA
- a CDS encoding Dabb family protein, producing the protein MKLILIGVTLLVCLLTLQTTGAAASSKTVRKGKLVHVVAFKFKATATQAEIDHLVNEFRALPGKIKQIHTFEWGTNVSPEKHDKGFTHLFTLTFKTDRDRDEYLVHPDHQAFGKIVGPVIADVFVIDYWAGK; encoded by the coding sequence ATGAAACTAATCTTAATCGGTGTGACCCTGCTGGTGTGTCTTCTGACCCTCCAAACCACTGGAGCGGCCGCCTCCTCCAAGACGGTTCGTAAAGGCAAGCTCGTCCATGTGGTTGCCTTCAAGTTCAAAGCCACCGCCACCCAGGCTGAAATCGATCACCTGGTGAACGAATTCCGGGCGCTGCCGGGAAAGATCAAACAGATCCACACGTTTGAGTGGGGTACCAACGTCAGCCCGGAAAAACATGATAAAGGCTTCACCCATCTCTTCACCCTGACCTTCAAGACAGACCGCGACCGCGACGAGTATCTCGTCCATCCCGACCACCAGGCTTTTGGAAAGATCGTCGGTCCGGTGATTGCTGATGTGTTCGTGATCGATTACTGGGCGGGCAAATAG
- a CDS encoding VWA domain-containing protein, whose protein sequence is MSFLAPIAFAFAAALPVVVVFYLLKRRRLTRLTSSTVLWQRFLAENQANAPFQKLRKNWLLALQLIALALVVLGLARPYFTGSASPSRLRVLVLDASASMQSTDETPTRFAKAKREALSWIDGLRDGEQGMILLAGAVTEVKQSPTSNKTALRRALESCEPSDGPTRLAEALQTAGAFTFEKRGEEMAVSGEIHLFSDGAATDLGELASKNLPLIYHRIGNRGNNLGIVSLDVRANPENPAERALFVGVSNPTTNIVSTQLELRFNDQVLEIKAITAPATNTLPVVFISKQEIDGLFTVKLLGQDDLAADDQASVYSILPQPVNILLVTRGNRFLEKGLRGAAHARLTVRDSVTETDDQFDLVVLDDILPRAWPKANLLAIRVAPTNWFEQMDSAKAPAIVDWHHTHPLMRYVSFDNVDVAESLLPKLPPWGLSVVQSQQRPMIVAGERDRHRIVWLGFDPLQSNWPLRVSFPIFLANAVEWLNPSLSRSSELMVRAGEPLRWRSRQPVSEAVITPPKGKAIHLSLAPNSQELLYGATQHQGPYQIRTGTNLVTFCVNLLDAEETRTMPQETLPIGKYAGVASNVTQVAGKELWRWLAAFALGVVLFEWWFFHKRTA, encoded by the coding sequence ATGAGCTTCCTAGCCCCCATAGCCTTCGCCTTCGCCGCCGCCCTGCCTGTGGTTGTGGTGTTCTATCTGCTCAAGCGACGTCGCCTCACTCGGCTCACGTCCAGCACCGTTCTCTGGCAGCGATTCCTCGCGGAAAACCAGGCCAATGCCCCATTTCAGAAACTGCGTAAAAACTGGCTGCTCGCGCTTCAACTCATCGCCCTGGCTCTGGTAGTCCTGGGCCTGGCACGCCCCTACTTCACCGGCTCCGCCTCCCCTTCCCGCCTTCGCGTGCTGGTGCTGGATGCCTCCGCGTCAATGCAGAGCACCGATGAGACTCCAACGCGCTTCGCCAAGGCAAAACGGGAGGCGCTGTCTTGGATCGATGGCCTTCGCGATGGGGAGCAAGGAATGATTCTGCTAGCCGGGGCCGTCACCGAGGTAAAGCAGTCCCCAACATCCAACAAAACCGCCCTGCGCCGAGCCCTGGAGAGCTGTGAGCCCTCGGACGGCCCCACCCGGCTCGCCGAGGCACTGCAGACCGCCGGCGCCTTTACCTTCGAGAAACGGGGGGAAGAGATGGCGGTCAGCGGGGAGATTCACCTCTTCAGCGACGGCGCCGCGACGGACCTTGGCGAACTCGCCAGCAAGAATTTGCCTCTCATCTACCATCGAATCGGCAACCGCGGCAATAACCTCGGAATCGTGTCCCTGGATGTGCGCGCCAATCCAGAGAACCCCGCCGAGCGAGCGCTGTTCGTTGGAGTCTCCAACCCCACCACCAACATCGTTTCTACCCAGCTCGAGCTTCGATTCAACGATCAGGTGCTGGAGATCAAAGCCATCACGGCTCCGGCCACGAACACGCTGCCGGTGGTATTTATCAGCAAGCAGGAGATAGACGGTCTCTTCACTGTCAAACTGCTCGGCCAGGACGATCTGGCCGCCGACGACCAAGCGTCCGTCTACAGCATCCTTCCGCAGCCGGTAAATATCTTGCTGGTCACCCGGGGGAATCGCTTTCTCGAAAAGGGCCTCCGGGGTGCCGCGCACGCACGCCTGACTGTTCGAGATTCGGTAACCGAAACCGATGACCAGTTTGACCTGGTCGTGTTGGACGACATCCTGCCTCGCGCCTGGCCGAAAGCCAATCTGCTGGCTATCCGCGTGGCGCCCACCAACTGGTTCGAGCAGATGGACTCTGCTAAGGCCCCGGCGATCGTGGATTGGCACCACACCCACCCGCTGATGCGCTATGTCAGCTTCGACAACGTGGATGTCGCTGAATCGCTCCTGCCCAAGCTGCCGCCCTGGGGCCTCTCCGTGGTCCAATCGCAACAGCGCCCCATGATCGTCGCGGGCGAACGCGACCGACACCGAATTGTCTGGCTCGGCTTCGATCCGCTGCAGAGCAACTGGCCCTTGCGAGTCTCCTTCCCGATCTTCCTGGCCAATGCTGTGGAATGGCTCAATCCGTCGCTCTCGCGCTCCTCAGAGCTGATGGTCAGGGCCGGCGAACCGCTCCGCTGGCGATCCCGCCAACCCGTCTCCGAGGCTGTGATCACCCCGCCCAAGGGAAAAGCCATCCACCTATCCCTGGCCCCCAATAGCCAGGAGCTGCTGTACGGAGCCACGCAGCATCAGGGACCCTATCAGATCAGAACGGGCACCAATCTCGTCACGTTCTGTGTCAACCTCCTGGATGCCGAGGAAACCCGCACCATGCCACAGGAGACCCTGCCCATCGGCAAGTATGCCGGAGTCGCTTCGAACGTGACCCAAGTCGCTGGAAAGGAACTCTGGCGCTGGCTGGCAGCTTTCGCCTTGGGGGTGGTTCTGTTCGAATGGTGGTTCTTCCACAAGCGGACCGCCTAG
- a CDS encoding DUF58 domain-containing protein: protein MEQPLLDAKLLRRLEQFQLLAARRTKSGTKGERRSRARGQSVEFADFRNYVPGDDLRYLDWNLFGRLDRLFLKLYEEERELPIRIFLDSSESMSFGDPAKFTLARQIAAAIGYVALCGFDRVSVVPFPEPTGNAAARGALRSVRGRKSGLSYLTHLASLQAKGPAAFNDALRRGALEARQTGVAVVLSDFLDPAGYAAGLNALVGRGFQIHALQILSPEELAPTQFGDLRWVDCETGGIQEVTFGKFRLKAYQRTVQNYVQTLKEFCQSRGIAFYSISSAAPLEQVLLKQLRETALWG from the coding sequence ATGGAACAACCGCTTCTGGACGCCAAGCTTCTTCGTCGCCTCGAGCAGTTTCAGCTGCTGGCCGCGCGTCGCACCAAGAGCGGCACCAAAGGGGAGCGCCGAAGCCGAGCCCGCGGTCAGTCCGTTGAGTTCGCCGACTTCCGCAACTACGTTCCAGGAGACGATCTTCGCTACCTCGATTGGAACTTGTTCGGTCGCCTCGACCGGCTTTTCCTCAAACTCTATGAGGAGGAACGGGAGCTTCCGATACGAATCTTCTTGGACTCGAGCGAATCCATGTCCTTCGGAGATCCAGCGAAGTTTACACTGGCACGCCAAATTGCAGCCGCCATCGGCTATGTCGCCCTGTGCGGATTCGATCGGGTGAGCGTCGTTCCATTCCCGGAACCGACAGGAAACGCCGCCGCCAGAGGAGCCCTCCGCTCGGTACGTGGACGCAAATCAGGCCTTTCCTATCTAACCCACCTGGCAAGCCTTCAAGCCAAAGGGCCCGCCGCCTTCAACGATGCGTTGCGACGGGGGGCGCTGGAGGCCCGCCAAACTGGAGTGGCGGTGGTTCTGAGCGATTTTCTCGACCCCGCGGGTTATGCGGCCGGGCTCAACGCCCTCGTCGGCCGGGGGTTTCAGATTCATGCGCTCCAGATCCTGTCGCCCGAGGAGTTGGCCCCCACTCAGTTCGGAGACCTCCGCTGGGTCGATTGTGAAACCGGCGGCATTCAGGAGGTGACGTTCGGCAAGTTCCGCCTGAAAGCCTATCAACGCACCGTTCAAAACTATGTCCAAACCCTGAAGGAGTTCTGCCAGTCCCGCGGGATAGCATTCTATAGCATCAGCTCGGCCGCCCCCCTGGAGCAGGTGCTGCTGAAACAACTTCGTGAAACCGCTTTGTGGGGATGA
- a CDS encoding MoxR family ATPase has product MNTEEQISAFRTLWVRLKQEIGRVIVGHEDIVDGTLIAILGGGHVLLEGVPGLGKTLLVRTLSEVLDLSFNRIQFTPDLMPADILGTNLVVESPEGRRSFEFQRGPIFAHLLLADEINRATPKTQSAMLEAMQERSVTAGGEIRRLADPFFVLATQNPIDQEGTYPLPEAQLDRFFFKLVVGYPTGAELTEVINRTTEGQKPQIQKVIDGAALMEWQKLVRQVPVASHVKDYAVRLVLATHPQTSTAAAITNQYLRFGSSPRGAQCLIVGAKVRALTQGRYNVSFDDIVSVAIPALRHRLILNFEAEAEGITTDHILAQILKEIPKSADPIKA; this is encoded by the coding sequence ATGAACACCGAAGAACAAATCAGCGCCTTCCGAACGCTCTGGGTCCGCCTCAAACAGGAGATCGGCCGCGTGATCGTTGGGCACGAAGACATCGTGGACGGAACACTCATCGCCATCCTGGGCGGCGGCCACGTGCTGCTCGAGGGAGTTCCAGGCCTGGGCAAAACCCTGTTGGTCCGCACCCTGAGCGAGGTCCTCGATCTGTCCTTCAACCGGATCCAGTTCACCCCGGACTTGATGCCGGCCGACATTCTCGGCACCAACCTGGTCGTCGAATCGCCGGAAGGTCGACGCTCCTTCGAGTTCCAACGCGGCCCGATCTTCGCCCATTTATTGTTGGCCGATGAAATCAACCGTGCCACGCCCAAGACCCAGTCGGCGATGCTCGAGGCCATGCAGGAGCGCAGCGTGACGGCCGGCGGGGAAATCCGGCGCCTCGCCGATCCCTTCTTCGTACTCGCAACGCAAAACCCAATTGACCAGGAGGGCACCTATCCCCTGCCGGAAGCCCAATTAGACCGGTTCTTTTTCAAGTTGGTTGTGGGCTACCCGACGGGTGCGGAGCTGACTGAAGTGATCAACCGGACGACCGAGGGACAAAAGCCCCAGATTCAGAAAGTCATCGACGGAGCCGCACTCATGGAGTGGCAAAAGCTGGTCCGCCAGGTCCCCGTCGCTTCGCATGTCAAAGACTACGCCGTGCGTCTGGTGCTGGCCACTCATCCCCAGACGAGCACAGCCGCAGCGATCACCAATCAGTATCTGCGCTTCGGAAGCAGCCCACGCGGCGCGCAATGCCTCATCGTGGGCGCCAAGGTCCGCGCGCTGACCCAAGGACGATATAACGTCAGCTTCGACGACATTGTCTCCGTCGCCATCCCGGCGCTGCGACATCGCTTGATCCTGAACTTCGAGGCGGAGGCCGAAGGAATCACCACCGATCACATCCTCGCCCAGATTCTCAAAGAGATCCCGAAGAGCGCCGACCCCATCAAGGCCTGA
- a CDS encoding nucleotide sugar dehydrogenase → MSDQKIAVIGLGYVGLPLSLQFARSGVSVLGVDSDPAKISDCNAGRGYIKHISGEMIADQVRAGKFSATGDFSRLREVSAVIICVPTPLNKNREPDISYIIKTGESIAPHLQRGTLVVLESTTYPGTTDEDLLVVLEKGSGMKAGTDFHLAFSPEREDPGNPDSKVALIPKVVGGLTPACLERAKSLYGQAIKTVVPVSSCRAAEATKLLENIFRGVNIALVNELKVVYGAMGIDVWEVINAAKTKPFGFMPFYPGPGLGGHCIPIDPFYLTWKAREYGQHTRFIELAGEINTAMPMFVVDRVAEALNKRRKSVNGSRVLLLGLAYKADVDDMRESPTFLLLDLLKQRGADVAYYDPHIPVIRPTREHANWTGTKSVEWNQASISGFDAVLISTNHKAVNYQQLADWSDCIIDSRNAMVSYKTKPGQVVKA, encoded by the coding sequence ATGAGTGATCAAAAGATTGCCGTTATTGGTTTGGGGTATGTCGGCTTGCCTCTTTCTCTTCAGTTTGCCCGTTCAGGCGTGAGCGTGTTGGGCGTAGACTCCGATCCTGCTAAGATTAGCGATTGCAACGCGGGGCGAGGGTATATCAAGCATATCTCCGGTGAGATGATCGCGGACCAGGTGAGAGCCGGCAAGTTTTCCGCCACGGGAGATTTTTCACGACTGCGTGAGGTTTCCGCGGTGATTATTTGCGTGCCGACCCCGCTGAACAAGAACCGCGAGCCAGACATTAGCTATATCATCAAGACCGGCGAATCCATCGCCCCCCATCTCCAGCGCGGAACGCTGGTGGTCTTGGAATCGACGACCTACCCAGGTACCACCGATGAGGACCTGCTGGTCGTTCTCGAGAAGGGATCCGGCATGAAGGCCGGGACTGATTTCCATCTGGCTTTTTCCCCTGAGCGTGAGGATCCAGGCAACCCTGACAGCAAGGTCGCCCTGATTCCCAAGGTCGTGGGCGGTCTGACGCCCGCTTGTTTGGAGCGAGCCAAATCCCTCTATGGGCAAGCCATCAAGACGGTGGTGCCGGTTTCGTCCTGCCGTGCCGCCGAAGCGACGAAGCTGCTCGAGAACATCTTCCGCGGGGTCAACATCGCCCTCGTCAACGAGTTGAAGGTTGTTTACGGAGCGATGGGGATCGATGTCTGGGAAGTGATCAACGCGGCCAAAACGAAGCCTTTCGGCTTCATGCCTTTCTATCCCGGACCCGGCCTGGGCGGACATTGCATCCCGATTGATCCTTTCTACCTGACCTGGAAGGCGCGCGAGTACGGCCAACATACGCGGTTCATTGAGCTTGCGGGTGAGATCAACACCGCAATGCCCATGTTCGTGGTGGATCGGGTTGCTGAGGCGCTCAACAAACGCCGGAAGTCAGTGAATGGGAGCCGTGTGCTCCTGCTCGGTTTGGCTTACAAGGCGGATGTCGATGACATGCGCGAGTCGCCTACCTTCCTCCTTCTCGACCTGTTGAAACAACGCGGCGCAGATGTGGCCTACTATGACCCGCACATCCCCGTGATTCGTCCTACCCGTGAGCACGCGAACTGGACGGGCACCAAGTCGGTCGAATGGAATCAGGCCAGCATCTCCGGTTTCGATGCGGTGTTGATTTCCACCAACCACAAGGCCGTGAATTATCAGCAGTTGGCCGATTGGTCGGACTGTATCATCGATTCCCGCAACGCCATGGTCTCTTACAAGACCAAGCCTGGGCAGGTTGTTAAGGCGTGA
- a CDS encoding BLUF domain-containing protein, whose product MKNSIYYHVYISQAVKPFTTAELAELLHKARVGNAARGITGLLLYQGGTFMQALEGPQHAVDLLVNRIEADPRHRRMMKLLSGFQEERQFPNWSMGFPDLNSEAVRTLPGFSEFLRVPLEEEALLKDHERCRQVLNTFKKLTF is encoded by the coding sequence GTGAAAAACTCCATCTATTACCACGTCTACATCAGCCAGGCCGTGAAGCCATTCACCACGGCTGAGTTAGCTGAACTGCTCCACAAGGCTCGCGTCGGCAATGCGGCTCGAGGAATCACCGGATTGCTTTTGTATCAAGGTGGCACCTTCATGCAAGCGCTGGAGGGGCCTCAGCACGCGGTGGACTTGCTGGTGAACCGCATTGAGGCCGATCCTCGACATCGTCGCATGATGAAACTGCTCAGCGGTTTTCAGGAGGAGAGGCAGTTCCCAAACTGGTCGATGGGCTTCCCGGATCTCAATTCTGAGGCCGTTCGCACCCTTCCTGGGTTTAGTGAATTCCTCCGAGTTCCCTTGGAGGAGGAGGCGCTTCTCAAAGATCATGAGCGTTGCCGGCAGGTGCTCAATACCTTCAAGAAGCTCACATTCTGA
- the rnhA gene encoding ribonuclease HI gives MAGLKSVTIHTDGACRGNPGPGGWGAVLEHAGQRMELSGGSVETTNNRMELQAAISALKALNQPCQVVLFTDSQYVKNGITTWIKGWKRKGWLTATKEPVKNEDLWRQLDDLTQKHDVEWKWLKGHVGHALNEHCDSLAREAIPHSRGRAG, from the coding sequence ATGGCGGGACTCAAGTCTGTCACTATCCACACCGATGGCGCATGCCGGGGCAATCCAGGCCCGGGCGGATGGGGTGCTGTACTCGAGCATGCCGGCCAACGAATGGAGCTTTCCGGCGGCAGTGTCGAAACCACCAATAATCGGATGGAACTTCAAGCGGCGATCTCGGCGCTCAAGGCGCTGAACCAGCCGTGTCAGGTCGTTTTATTCACGGACTCTCAATACGTGAAGAACGGAATCACGACCTGGATCAAGGGATGGAAGCGCAAAGGGTGGCTGACAGCGACGAAGGAACCCGTCAAAAATGAGGATCTTTGGCGACAATTGGACGATTTGACGCAGAAGCACGACGTCGAGTGGAAGTGGTTGAAGGGGCATGTCGGTCACGCGTTGAACGAGCATTGTGATTCCCTGGCTCGGGAGGCGATTCCTCATTCCCGGGGTCGCGCAGGTTGA
- a CDS encoding Gfo/Idh/MocA family oxidoreductase, with amino-acid sequence MKALILAPLALALTWVAASGGELRIGMIGLDTSHTVAFTELLNNPANKKHVPGARVVVAFKGGSPDLPSSWNRVETYTTQLQKDYRVKIVGTIEELCSQVDAVLLESVDGRPHLDQVRPVFKAGKPVFIDKPLAGTLKDAIEIYRLAKESKVPCFSSSSYRFYSSMTELKKADVGQIRSAVSYGPSEKEPHHPDFFWYGVHPTEALFTVLGLGCQSVVRVATPDTDVVVGTWSEGRTGTLIGLRTGSTPHRVTLFGTKAVLDQKGSGDYAPLVAEIVKFFQTGVAPVSLEETIELFAFMEAADESKRRAGAPVTIAEVLAKNGWAGKKP; translated from the coding sequence ATGAAAGCACTCATCCTTGCCCCTCTCGCCCTAGCTCTCACTTGGGTGGCCGCCTCTGGCGGCGAGCTACGAATCGGTATGATCGGGCTTGATACCTCGCATACCGTCGCGTTCACCGAGCTTCTCAACAACCCCGCGAACAAGAAACACGTGCCGGGCGCTCGGGTCGTAGTTGCTTTCAAAGGGGGTAGTCCTGATCTGCCCAGCAGTTGGAATCGGGTGGAGACCTACACCACGCAGCTGCAGAAGGATTATCGGGTCAAGATCGTGGGCACGATCGAGGAGCTCTGCTCGCAGGTGGATGCCGTGCTCCTGGAGAGTGTCGATGGTCGTCCCCATCTGGATCAGGTTCGGCCCGTCTTCAAGGCGGGGAAGCCGGTATTCATCGATAAGCCCCTGGCGGGGACTTTGAAGGATGCCATTGAGATCTACCGTCTGGCCAAGGAAAGCAAAGTGCCCTGTTTCAGCTCCTCCTCCTACCGCTTTTACTCGAGCATGACGGAGCTGAAGAAGGCAGATGTCGGCCAGATTCGGAGCGCAGTTTCCTATGGCCCCTCGGAGAAGGAGCCCCACCATCCCGATTTCTTCTGGTATGGAGTGCATCCGACCGAGGCCTTGTTCACCGTGTTGGGGCTGGGATGCCAATCCGTGGTGCGAGTGGCTACCCCCGATACGGATGTGGTGGTAGGCACCTGGTCTGAGGGGCGGACGGGAACCTTGATCGGCTTGCGCACGGGATCGACACCTCATCGGGTCACCCTCTTCGGCACCAAGGCGGTGCTCGATCAGAAGGGCAGCGGCGACTACGCGCCGCTGGTGGCGGAGATCGTGAAATTCTTCCAGACGGGAGTCGCTCCGGTCTCCCTGGAGGAGACCATCGAACTCTTCGCCTTCATGGAAGCGGCCGACGAAAGCAAACGTCGCGCCGGCGCTCCCGTCACCATTGCTGAGGTGCTGGCCAAGAACGGCTG